TCCAGGGTTAGCGCTACCTCTGCTAGCTCAACTCCACTCAACCCATTCCACCTTTCCACCATGAAGAACCAGCTGAGAACCAAATCAGCCCATCACAAAACTATCACCTGAACTATCAGCCATGTCACCTGAAGATGAATGATATCACAGTGTGGCtgggatatatatattttttaaatggtcaaCAGCCttaagtttacatcacagccataaaCCATGACTTGTTACCTGCTAGTCGGTTGCAGGTAGTAATAATTCTCACGCAACAATTACACGGGAGGTCGGTAACATGTTGTTTCCGATacttctggtaccctaggattgaCTACCTAACTCACTGAAAACTGGCATCtactatcagacatgtttgcataatcagtgacgatcaacgtgattcggaggttgcatttttccctctaacattacatttttactccactgataggtttaggtttgggatttgggttgGTGGTACAGTTCATAAAACATGCATACCTCactattcaattaaattaaatgtgctTTACTGGCATGATTGTagtacatacaatattgccaaagctgtTGATTTTTGTAATAGTGAATCAAACTTTCCATTGTGGCATAAAAGACAATATTAATTGCAACAATATTAATCGAACAggtaataaaaaaagtaaaataaaattagtgaTAATATGCAtagaaaatattgatattgaaaaaataaaatgtcatgtggAACAGGGGGCTTATTGGTTGTTCCTAAGGTTGTGGCAGGAAGTCACGTTTTTGGCTGCCACCCTGCAGCATTCATCATTCTCTCCCAATAATAAGGGCAGTTTATCTATATTACTGCCATTCTGGAAATCATTGAAGGATACTTTGATTATGAAGCGAACGcgcagcgtctgcgtacagtcctgagcctgtcaaagtatactccatatgaaTGTGCACGCATTCACAGGAGGTTGGCGCATGCATGCTAAGACTTCTATAAGACAAagctatttctcttcaggagtttagactcaTAAAGATGTATTTACATTCCTTTACCCTCGAGTTATAAAAAtttctcctgacctcctcacacaaaAACTCATGACGTGCACATCTACTCTTGtttttactagggatgcaccgatccgatacctggatcggtattggctccAATCCTGAagtttttagacggatcgggtatcggtccaacgagcccgatccaaatcagatactgtgtgttagtcatgttcgtttcTGTCAAGCTCCACAAATGAcataaagaaccataaaaacaccattaaagcagttcatatgactcgtgcattttattcaaagccacttgaagacgtgcgatagctctgtgaatcacaaaaggctgtgtttaataaataaatatttagtatgcgcagcgccagtgcattagtgaatggtgctgctctgttgacacaaactcacgcacaggctggtgatgcactcatggctatttttagccttcatggcggtgcgcaatatttgagcgctactcaagaacagcatctcagatgtagatgctcaatagtccggttcacttataatatgcatttagaacggcaccagaggtgcattttaccagaatttgtataagaagcgaattaaactactgtgaacttgcctacaaacagacacatataggacttcctgaagagttcagaatgtcaaaataaaagcgtgagggtttaaaaagtgcactatttaaatatattactgttgcatttaaaatgaaaaaatcaataataataataataataataataataataataatattaataacaatttattattattattattattgtcatcattagtatttgtttacaatttataacaatatttaagttgaatatgtgtgaatgaaaagtggactgatgtcttacaactaaattgaacaaataaGAGATCTGAAGTCTAGATgcaagttgaaatatttttgaaaaataaaaaataaaaacatggttcttttctactgaagacttgaagactggaattactgttaattttgctgctacattatccagtatactagttaataataaagtgtttcttaataagctatacatttatattgaaataatgagtagttagaggtttgtgtttctttacatattaaagagtattcccaattagttccacacaataatgtaaagatattctaaactgattatgcaaaaaaacaacactggtatcggctcgggatcggtatcggccgatactgagatttccgatatcggaattggatcggaagagaaaaagtggtatcggtgcatccctagtttttaaccttcgtctcctgttatctaccgcgattacatcttcttctagcacttctttgtgacagcaactgCTCAGATGTGAGTATTGCCACCGTGTGGACCCACCCAAATAATTCCAGACGCATGTGCATTCTGCGTGTTCAAAGATGCACGGTTTGCATGCATCGGGCTGTGCGTGTTCAGTGTTCGAGCACactgctgatgatgagatttgcaTCATGCGTCCTGTACGCAGAAGCTCAGCGCTCGCGTCAGACTAAAGCATACTTTGAGTTTAAGGGAGCTATATTActacctgtacagctgaaaacaactcacttcacaacttgcttttggcacccctccatggacattaatcccggaaaatggagcacacagCCTCGCACGTTCCCcggtgcccatacacccaacaacacttaccactttggccactgggggcagtgtttattttttccgatttcactgtcAGTCTATAAatctagaaagcatttgactggacaaaaatctgtgtagtaaaagatgagtcatcaatatttttggtctgttttttcaGAAGATAAATCAtgtaaaatttaaatgtgtatatctgttaaaagtgaattttgttatcggcctttcccaccaccttagttatgggtatctgcaaaatccactatcagtcaacctctaataCTGATGGCTTAAAAGCTAATAAACGGACTACAAGCCACAAaattcaattttgatttcatgggatctttaagcACACTGTCTTATTTTTTTACTGGCAGGTTACTCAAATACTTCTATAATCCTTTCTCCTTGAGTCAAAAGACCACATTCTGCTTTCCTTGGCAAATAGATAAGTCTCTAGCttgtcaagaaaaaaaaaaatgctatgctTTTGAGATCCAGCTTTTATTTAGTTACTGTAGAAAACTATGGGTGACTGCAAAACAAATAAACTCCATTTAGACAACCCTCAGACATTCATCTATTAAAAGAATCCTCCAGTGGTTTAGTCAATGGGACAGTCTTGTCTCTCCCACCATTTTGGAACTGATGCTCAGATTATTCAGAGCTTTATGACATAACCCAGGGCAACGAAAAATGAATGGAGCTTGCTACATTTATACAGGAAGCAGGCACTTATTCGCTCCAAAACACAAATATCCACACGCAGCAAGACCCGCGCCTTGTCTGGAAACAATTACAGACAGTTAGCTTGACCTGTTTGCCCCAAATGACCTCTCAAACAGAAATATTTTTCACGTTGAGTGCGGGAGATGGCAGGAACCCTGGTACAAGATGTTGCCAAATAATCTGTAATTAGTCACAAGAGCTGCCGCTCCATCTGCAGCAAGCTGTCTAGTAGCTGTGGTCTTAGATTTGCCATGGTTAGctttcattttcctttccttttgaGTTTTCAGTGATCTTTCTTTTGAAAAGGAATGACAAAGGAAGGTAAGTACCTCTACCTGATatttctggcaaaaaaaaaaaaaaaaaaagagcagaaaGGGATACCTCTAAATTTATACATCATAAAATCATTCCATTACATTATGACTGCCATTGACTATttacatttcccttttttaaatactAATCatttttcacctaaaaatgaatattctgtatgactttctttcctcagtggaacgaaaaaaatatatatattttaggcaGACAGTAAGGCAGTTACTCTCAATCACTATTGACTTTCATTCTATCTTTTTTcccccatgcaatgaaagtgaatggtgactgaggctaatgttctgccttacatctccttttgtgtttgacagAGTAAATAAAGtctttggtttggaacaacataaatgtgagtaaatgatgacaatttttatttttgggtaaactatcactaATGAACCTTAATTGACCAATTACTGGCTGTTTCAGCAACTGATTCATTCTTTTTAGTCTAAATTCAAACCATCTTACAATATCAATATTTGGGCTGAAACGGACTCTTCAGATGAACTTTAACCGCCGTGCATTCCAACAGattaggaaaaaaaaatgctccaACATTTAAAACCCGTCCATTCTCAATCCCAGGCCTGTCAGGAAGAAACCCACTGAATCTAAATCTGTTGAAATCCTTCTAACAAGCGCTAAaactcatttaattaaataatatgctGTGGTTTGCTCAAACAGGCTTCGGCAGAAGCTACTCTATCACTTTCCCTGTGAGGATGTAGTTTTCCCTCATTGCCTTTTAATAATGTTGTTGCTTATCTTATTTCAACTCTCTGCATTTGGCCACAAGATCAATTATCCAATATCAGCTATGTCCACTGGATTGCTTTGCAACTGTACAGCCTCCTTTATATCACCAAAATAAACACTAACATCCAACATCCAAGATCCACAAATCCACGGCTGTTTCAGATATTTCTTACCTATTTATCTGTTAACTATCAGTCCTGAACGTATAACATGTTTGAAAAGTTGTTTCCAACTCTAAAATTAGTTTGGAGACCCTGTGTTCTTTGGCCGGAGTACAGCAGCGCTAGTTTGTCGCAAGGGTGCGGTTATGGGCTTCACAAGTTGATAACGCCTGGTGTGGATTTCCTCACCCCATCTCAGCTCCTTAATACACTCCCACAAGTCACACTGACGAGAACCAGAGGCCAGGCAAGTGGCCAAAAGGTTACACTGTGAAGGTCGGCCCAGGTCCTCCATGCAGACCCTAATTTACTTGGCCGGACAGTCTGCTCCACTCATAAAGCTAATAAGGCTTTCCTTGTCCTGGGTGGCTGGGGCCCAGGCTGGCCTACTCATCACTGGCCACACCATGGGGGTCATGGGGTGGGTGTGGAGGCTGCTTCCCATTAGCCTGCCCCCCTCTCCAGGTGCAGCTAATGGTCTCAGCCAGAGCCTCTCCAGGGCCACTCAGCAGCCACCAAGACAGGCCTGGAAGTGATCAACACCAAAAGCCTGGGAGCCGGGACACACAGACGGCCCACTTAAAGCAACCAagctaaaaatattcatttttcttCACTAGCTTGGGAAAGCCTTGTCTTTGCTCTTACTGTCTGAATAtttggcaatatatatatatatatatatatatatatatatatataataaaacacaaCAAACTTACAGTAAGCAGAAGAACATAAAGAGGCATGcacataaaattaaactaaaatttcAAGAACTAAGTGAAGGGCTATTCCcttttgatcattttaataacctactatttattatttttctattttttaacttggaattttcccccaactcatattaatggaaaaaaaaataatataactaATATTAATATTGATTAACATTAATACATAACTAGTAATAATACTGACAGATTGCATTTGATTCAttcagcattttatttattaaatccaTTAATTATTGCAATGAATTGACTGATAGATTctttatgcattatttttatgttatttctgcaccactagcatcaccaaacagaactgcaaaaataatcaacgttttttaaacacattccagaaaactcccccaTCTTCCATCTATTGGTCGTACGAACAAATAGTCCCGCCCCGAACCATTCACTCACCACCATTGGTCAAACTAGTATTGCTGGGACGGGCTGagtgggctgctcaaacaaacagagtgcCATAGAGCCAGAACTACAAAAGGCTTACTTATGGTTGACTGCATATTCAGCTGGGATACGAGACttttaacacatcagctttaaactgTTGCAATAGTTTTAATGACTGAGATTTTGTATAGCAACTTGATGGACCTATTTTGCTCTCAGCCATTTCAAAAGTGACAAGTTATTTCAGCTATAAGGGGAAAGCAACTGGAAAACATATATGAGCATAAATCAACTCTGCAATCACTCTCTCTCATATCCACTGCATGCAGAGCATGCAAATTGACCTTCAGCATGAAAGAAGATAAGCAATCATTAGTTAACCATCATGACTCATCTTCCATTAAGTTCTTTgattaaagaatttaaaaaaaattgccaccTTGCGATCCTTTGTTTTACAGAGCACAGTAAACTAATTCAATTACAACACCCTGCCTTTGCAAAAGTTAGGGGGAAAAAAACTCTTATGCAGAAATAAAGGTATTTAAAAGGAACAAGACGCATTTGCACCAACCAACTTGATATACAAAAGACAACAGCAAAACAAACTCTCACACTTGCCCACAAAGCAGTCATTCACAGTGATGTAATGACCGGCTTACCTGTGTTGCTCTATGGCCTCATTGTCAGGCAGTTCAGTGCCACACACGTTGCAGCGCTCGTTTTGATTGCGGCCATCAGGCTTCATTCCAGCAGCTAGCTCACCAAGCTTGTTGAAGAACTCCCTCTGGATGAAGCTCTGAGGCAGCAAGCCCCCATAGGCACTGAAGTCCATGGACATGGCCAGGGCTGGTGACATATGTAAGGTCGAGGCCATAGAGGCCGGCATAGAGAGCATCCCTTCATTCTTATGGTTGGGTGGTATGCCGTACAGTGACGCCAAGTGTTTCTCGGTCATCCCTGCCATGGCCTCAAGCCCCATCTGGCTGACCTCAGCCTGCTGGTCCCCCACACCTTCATCCCTGACGTAATGGAGCTCACGGGCACTGGTGATCACGCTACTCCTGGTAGGGGTGCCAGGCCCATCACGGTTCTTGTCAGGTTCTCCGCTGCGCTCTCCATTGCTGGAGGTATTGGGCTCCATTGTGTTGGGGCTCtcgtggtctgcgctctcatctACTTGCATCATCTCCGTCTTGATCTCTCCCATCATATGGGGCGAGTTGCCATGCAGGGGATGTTCAGAGCCCACACCAGGGTGCAAGCTgctctgcaggagggactggccgATGCTCATTAGGCTGTCCACGGCTGCTTTGGTTGGGCTCATGGTGGAGAGGCCAAAGGAGGTGGAGACAGACGGACTCTGATCCACCATTCCGGGCAGTGCCAGTGCTTGCTGGGCAGCCGAGATGTAGCTGCCCTCCTCCATGGAATGCTTTTTGGAACCTGCTTGGCTCCTCCCGTGCCTTCCCTTATGCTCGTCATCGTCTTCTGTGCCACCATCGTTCATGTTGACCTCTGTGTCATTTTCGTCCGAGGACTGGATGGTCTCCAGTATCTTCAGGCATTGTTCCTCCAAGTACTCTATTTCTAATATCTCTGCTGCGTACAGCAGGTCATCCAGATCCTCCACTTTAGCTTGAAGAGTGGCAGTGTAGGCATACTCCAGAATCTGCTGGAAAGTCTTTGGTGAGAGAAAGTCCAGAGTGTAATGTTGGCTGTTGCGGTGAAAGAGGATCTCAAACATCTTGCTGGTGCAGGCCAGCACAGTCCGATGAGCATGGAACTCCTGGCTGTCCACCATGATAACCACGTCGCACAGTGTGCCAGCCAGGCGCATCTGATTTGCCTTGTGCAGTAGGGCATTGGGGTGATTGGGATTCTGGAGCTGGATCATACCCATTTTAGTCAAATCCATAACGTCTCTGAAATCCACACGGCCAACTCATGAGTCTTTCTTCCCAAGTAGCAGTCTGTTCAGTTATCTTTGTAAACAAGATAATGTCAATCTAGAAAGAGATGAAAAGGGAGACCCACAGTTAAAATGTAGTAAGGTCACAATGTTTATAATCCTTTTGAGAAAATTGCTCTCCTACAAAATGATCTGTGGTAATAGAACATTAACATACACCATTCTTAATTTCTTAAATATTAATAAGA
The DNA window shown above is from Myxocyprinus asiaticus isolate MX2 ecotype Aquarium Trade chromosome 40, UBuf_Myxa_2, whole genome shotgun sequence and carries:
- the LOC127431368 gene encoding zinc finger and BTB domain-containing protein 16-A-like produces the protein MDLTKMGMIQLQNPNHPNALLHKANQMRLAGTLCDVVIMVDSQEFHAHRTVLACTSKMFEILFHRNSQHYTLDFLSPKTFQQILEYAYTATLQAKVEDLDDLLYAAEILEIEYLEEQCLKILETIQSSDENDTEVNMNDGGTEDDDEHKGRHGRSQAGSKKHSMEEGSYISAAQQALALPGMVDQSPSVSTSFGLSTMSPTKAAVDSLMSIGQSLLQSSLHPGVGSEHPLHGNSPHMMGEIKTEMMQVDESADHESPNTMEPNTSSNGERSGEPDKNRDGPGTPTRSSVITSARELHYVRDEGVGDQQAEVSQMGLEAMAGMTEKHLASLYGIPPNHKNEGMLSMPASMASTLHMSPALAMSMDFSAYGGLLPQSFIQREFFNKLGELAAGMKPDGRNQNERCNVCGTELPDNEAIEQHRKLHSGMKTYGCELCGKRFLDSLRLRMHLLSHSAGEKAIVCDQCGAQFQKEDALEAHRQIHTGSDMAIFCLLCGKRFQTQTALQQHMEVHAGVRSYICSECNRTFPSHTALKRHLRSHTGDHPFECEFCGSCFRDECTLKGHKRIHTGEKPYECNGCGKKFSLKHQLETHYRVHTGEKPFECKLCHQRSRDYSAMIKHLRTHNGASPYQCTICLEYCPSLSAMQKHMKGHKPEDIPPDWRIEKTYLYLCYV